A single window of Nicotiana tomentosiformis chromosome 1, ASM39032v3, whole genome shotgun sequence DNA harbors:
- the LOC138906658 gene encoding uncharacterized protein — protein sequence MLLKNGHLREFLTDCAKNNYGRNWDNAEPLNSEKGSPQMTINMITGGDEVNGVKFSATKKTMISVTPRKRIREVSEDDITFTEEGVNGLLLTHNDALVISLNVLDFKIKRVFVDLGSSANII from the coding sequence ATGTtgttaaagaatggtcaccttaGAGAGTTTTTAACTGACTGCGCCAAAAATAACTATGGGAGAAATTGGGATAATGCAGAACCATTGAATTCGGAAAAAGGGTCACCTCAGATGACAATCAACATGATCACTGGAGGAGACGAAGTCAATGGGGTGAAATTTTCGGCAACAAAGAAGACAATGATATCGGTGACTCCTAGAAAGAGGATCCGGGAAGTCTCAGAAGATGACATCACCTTCACAGAGGAAGGTGTTAATGGACTCCTTCTAAcgcacaatgatgctttggtaatttctcttaatgttttagatttcaaaattaagcgTGTTTTTGTTGATCTAGGAAGTTCAGCTAACATCATATAA